ACTCCTCGTACGGTGCCGGGATCCACTCGCACGACACCGTCTTCGGGCACTCGGTGCCGGCCGCGGAGGAGACCCGCAGTCCGGCGCGCCGCAGCGCCGAGGTGCCGGACGCCGGCGCGAGGCCCGGCCGGGCGGCCAGGGCGACCTGCTGACCGGCGTCGGTGACGCGTTCCTCGCCGGCCCGGATCACCTCGTACACCTCGTCGGCGTACGCCTGTGCCGACGACGTGTCGTCGGCGCCGGAGAAGAGGGCGACCGCCGCGTACCAGTCCGCGGGGTCGTCGCTCCGCGGCGCGCCCAGCCGGCGCTGCGCGTCGGCCAGCAGCGCGGCGCCGCCCGCCACGTTCGCGGCCGGGTCCTCGCGCAGGCTCGCGGGGCTGAGGCCGGTCAGCCGGGCCGCCTTCGGCAGTGTGGTGAGCCGGTCGGGCAGGTCCCCGGAGCGCGGCGCCGCCGCCTCGGGGCGCGCGAGCGGGCGCGAGTCGTCGCCGCGCGGGTCCTCCGCTCCGCCGGAGTGGTGCTCGGACGCGGCGAGCGCGGTGCGGGCGTCCGTGAGGTGCATCGGCCCGTAGCCGCCGGTCACGCTCGGGGCGCCGCCGTGGGCGTCCCAGCGGGACTGCAGATAGGAGACGCCGAGCAGCACGCTCTGCGGGACGTCGTACTCGGCGGCCGCGGTGGCGAACGCGTGCTGGAGGCCGGCGGTGCCCGGCGGGGGCGCGGAGGGGGCCGCGCCGAGGAGGGGCAGGGTGAGGGCGGCGGCTGCCAGGGTGCACAGGGCGGTCCGGGTGACACGCCGGGCCGGACGGGCCGTGCGGCTGGGATCGGTGGCGGGGTCTCGCAATGCAGCCTCCTGGGACGGATGGGCACGGGGCGCCGTACGGAGCCGAGCGGTGCGTCAGTGGTACCGGTCAGCAGATAATCCGTCAATCATGCCCAGGAAGGCGTGAATTCCCTCGTCAATCGGGGTGCGTGGTTCTTTCGTGGCGGACGGCGGCCGGGCCTGCGGTGCTTCAGTGGTGCAGACCAGTGGCCGTCACCTCGGGCTCGCCGGGCCCTTGCCGCGCCGCGCGGGCCCGGGAGTGCCTCCCGGGCCCGCGCTCGCCGTGCGTACGGTCAGCGGGTGCCCACCGCCGCGCGTACCGCCCGGCGCGCCATGTGACAGTCGTCGTGGAGACGGCGCAGCAGCAGACGGTGCTCCTCGCCGGACGACGGCGCCGGGGCGGCGTCCTGCATCGAGCGCTGGACGGCCGTCTCGTACGTACGGATCTCCCGGGTCAGCACCAGCATCAGGTTCACCAGGAAGGCGTCCCGCGAGGCCGGCCCCGCCGACTGGGCGATCTGGCTGATCTGCCGCCGGGCCGCCGGCGCGTCCCCGAGCACCGACCACAGCGTCGCCAGGTCGTAGCCCGGCAGGTACCAGCCCGCGTGCTCCCAGTCCACCAGCACCGGACCCGCCGGTGACATCAGGAAGTTGGAGAGCAGGGCGTCGCCGTGACAGAACTGGCCCATGCCCTGCCGGCCGGCGGCGAGCGCGATGCCGTGCAGCAGCTTCTGCAGGTCGCCCAGGTCCCGGTCGGTGAGCAGACCCAGCTCGTGGTAGCGGGAGATCCGCGCCGCGTAGTCCAGCGGGGCGTCGAACGTCCCGGCCGGCGGCCGCCAGGAGTTGAGCCGGCAGATCGCGCCGAGCGCCGCCCTGATGTCCGCCCGCGGCGGCGCCTCCACCGGGTGCCGCTGCAGCGCCGCGACCCTGCCGGGCAGCCGCTCGATCACCAGCGTGCCGTTGTCCGGATCCGCCGCGATCAGCCG
The Streptomyces fungicidicus DNA segment above includes these coding regions:
- a CDS encoding aminoglycoside phosphotransferase family protein; this encodes MYAASSSVSAPPRPLRPRASDSGPYLAPARPAAPVLGAGSVRRTAGPGAQPLSGRLDLSGAQGAQLRTAIAAVHRICPEFAPVQVLRRTGRSVLLVGTTGRNTAVAKCLLDHSPSWSERIRHEIAAYRSFVRHRPPVRAPRLIAADPDNGTLVIERLPGRVAALQRHPVEAPPRADIRAALGAICRLNSWRPPAGTFDAPLDYAARISRYHELGLLTDRDLGDLQKLLHGIALAAGRQGMGQFCHGDALLSNFLMSPAGPVLVDWEHAGWYLPGYDLATLWSVLGDAPAARRQISQIAQSAGPASRDAFLVNLMLVLTREIRTYETAVQRSMQDAAPAPSSGEEHRLLLRRLHDDCHMARRAVRAAVGTR